From the Myripristis murdjan chromosome 14, fMyrMur1.1, whole genome shotgun sequence genome, one window contains:
- the alkbh4 gene encoding alpha-ketoglutarate-dependent dioxygenase alkB homolog 4 — protein sequence MASDGTDGLPCACKGIRSCLLCEKLKGRKQSEAEVVHHFLYDPVLRLAVRKAGEPASFPFPGVFLWENFISEEEERELISKMDQDAWIQSQSGRRKQDFGPKVNFKKRKVRLGGFTGLPGLSRDLVHRMQKEPALSGFQPVEQCNLDYHPQRGSAIDPHLDDSWLWGERLVTINMLSDTTLAMSLDQGLPELGLPGEVQVAVRLPRRSLVVLFGEARHRWKHAIHRKDIHGRRVCSTYRELSAEFLPGGQQAELGAQLLNIALSFQGTPV from the exons ATGGCCTCGGACGGCACTGACGGGCTCCCGTGTGCCTGTAAAGGAATCCgctcctgtctgctgtgtgagaAGCTGAAGGGCAGAAAACAGAGTGAAGCCGAG GTTGTGCACCATTTCCTCTATGATCCTGTGTTGAGACTAGCCGTGCGCAAAGCTGGTGAGCCCGCATCCTTCCCCTTTCCTGGTGTCTTTCTGTGGGAAAACTTCATatctgaagaggaggagagggagctgaTAAGCAAGATGGACCAGGATGCGTGGATCCAGTCCCAGTCTGGTCGAAGGAAACAG GACTTTGGCCCAAAGGTGAACTTCAAGAAGCGGAAAGTGCGTTTAGGGGGCTTCACTGGGCTCCCCGGACTGAGCCGAGACCTTGTGCACCGTATGCAGAAAGAGCCAGCTCTCTCTGGGTTCCAGCCGGTGGAGCAGTGTAACCTGGATTATCATCCCCAGCGAGGCTCTGCCATTGATCCACATCTAGATGATTCCTGGCTTTGGGGGGAGCGTCTGGTCACCATCAATATGTTATCAGACACCACACTCGCTATGTCCCTTGACCAGGGTCTACCAGAGCTGGGACTACCAGGGGAAGTCCAAGTGGCTGTGCGTCTTCCTCGCAGGTCATTAGTAGTTTTATTCGGCGAGGCACGGCACAGATGGAAACATGCCATCCACAGGAAAGACATTCATGGACGCAGAGTTTGCAGCACCTACAGAGAGCTCTCTGCAGAGTTCCTGCCTGGAGGACAACAGGCAGAGCTGGGAGCTCAGCTGTTAAACATAGCTCTGAGTTTCCAGGGGACTCCAGTATAG